The genomic DNA TAGAAACATCTGCTACAAATCAAAGGAAGTCTGTTACTTTAGCGGTAAGAGATTCTGAACCAAAAGTCTAACCAAAAGTCTAGATATCACAAATCATTGGGAGAATGAGAAGATGAGAAGAACAAGGAAGACCCGGTACAATAAACCATTATCAATTACCCGTCACCTATTATTACCTAGTTCTCGTTTTCTCCTTACATTTACTTGTTGTTTAGGTTTGGGTTTATCTGCAAATCATGTTATCGCAGCTATACCTAAACCAACACCGATCACAGAAACTATCCTCAGTCCAGGGATGAAAGGTGCGGAGGTACAGGTATTACAAATACAATTAAAGGCTTTAGGATACTATCAAGGCTTGATAGATGGAGATTATGGAGAGAATACTCAAAACGCAGTAGCTAAATTTCAGCAAGCAAAGGCTTTAGAAAGAGAAGATGGAATTGCGGATATGACAACTCAGTCTTTTATTACTGAACATATATCAGGTAAAACTGAGGTAAAAACTTATCCAATTCCCACCCCCAAAACTACTATTAATATTAATACTGATAGTCAACCTCAAACTGAAAAGAAGCAAATAAATTTTATCTGGTGGTCATTATTAGGTTTGGGAATTTTGGCAACTACTGGTGGTACTATTTTCTTGGTCAAAAAATTTAATAAAGTTGCAAATTCATCTACCATAGTTACTCCAAAATTACTAAGTCCATCTCCTGACAATCAAGAGAGATTATTGTTAGCATCAGCAAATATAA from Okeanomitos corallinicola TIOX110 includes the following:
- a CDS encoding peptidoglycan-binding protein gives rise to the protein MRRTRKTRYNKPLSITRHLLLPSSRFLLTFTCCLGLGLSANHVIAAIPKPTPITETILSPGMKGAEVQVLQIQLKALGYYQGLIDGDYGENTQNAVAKFQQAKALEREDGIADMTTQSFITEHISGKTEVKTYPIPTPKTTININTDSQPQTEKKQINFIWWSLLGLGILATTGGTIFLVKKFNKVANSSTIVTPKLLSPSPDNQERLLLASANINSQPTTDLLQLQTKPLVSQLNVCEELMQELQSNNSKKRRKAIWKLGQDGDSRAIKPLVDLMVDADSEQQGLILSTLAEIGTRTINPMNRALAISIRDDNPQVRKNAIRDLVRMYDVMGKMSKIVLYAMEDPDPEVQETAKYALNQINRVRTIPEQQILTDMSTEES